ATATCCAAACTATAGCCACAAATTTATGGTTGTTCCCCAGAGGTGGAAGGCGAGTCCCTTTGCTAAAGGTTCCATGCAGTTCAGACACAGGGCCCAGAGGCcctgagctggatctgacctgagaGCCCCCTTCCTGAGGACTGGCTTTGATGGTACCAGAATGCAAGCTTCCCAGAGAAGGAAGTGAACAGCAGTTTCACCCAGTTCCATCCTGGCTTTAAGGTCTATGAAACAAAACAGCCATCCTGGTGCAATGACCCTAAGGGGAATAGTGACATGCACACCTTGGTGGTACCAACAGTTCTCTGATTGGAACTGAAGCCTGATCAACAGAGGGAAAATCATCTCTGGGACTGAAAACCAGGCGAACTCCTCAGGGCTACTGACGTCATGGATCTTAGAGCAGAACTTACAGCTGCTACTTTAccaaattaatataatttctaactaCACTGCAAATATTTATAGCCACAGGTTAAGTGTAGTTCTTGATAGAGTGCCTTGGTTGTAAAAGCAGAATGCATATGAGGTTATAGCTAACCTTGTTCAAACCATTATCAATGagccacagaaaggaagggaTTTGCTGAGACAGCCAGTCCCCCAAGATAGGCTGACTCCACTGAGCCAACAATACCAGGAAGGAGAGGCTCATAGGTAGACCCCTGGAGCTGCATTAACTCCCTCAGTCCCAAGCCTCTCTCTCAACTCCAAGTATTCCCTGTCCTCCGAGACACCCCCTTCTTGTGGAAGAGTGTCTGTCTTTGAGGTTTGAAATAACGGTTTCACCTGCTGAGGTCAGCCTCAGGTCCCTCTTTGCCGCCAGACACTTTACTTTGAGCTCTGAAATCTATCagttctcacccctcatcaaagaaacctcTCTGTACAACAGACACAACCACTGCAGAAATTCACAACTGATCGAAACGCTGAGAACAGAGATTGTGTGGTGTCTAGTCCCAACTGACTCACCCACAACACAACTGCTGAACCTCAGATCAGGGACATTACAAAGGGATTGTGAGAGTGAGAGGAACCGGAAGTTTACTGTGAGACTGGTCTCCAAGAAATGTCAAAGAGGCTACCGGAGAAGGCTCATCAGCATGGCTGCCTAAgtaagacctgaacaaggacacCAATGGAATGCGAACGCAGAAAGGGGAAATCTCACAGAGCCTCAAACCTAGATGAGGAACTATATGCAGCTGTGGAATGCTGGGAACGGGAGAAGAAAgcgtcttcctcagggaagagcccCTCAACTGTTTATTCAAAACCAAGTGGTCAGCTCTAagatcatatacatacaaatagcgttatacagactgagcaggctatttatgtatttaggagtatatatatatatatctccacagacatacatgtgcatatataacaataataaaaggaGACTACGGATACAAGGGAAAGCGAGGGAGGTACaaaggaggggtggagggaggaaaaggatgcAGAGGAGatgaatttattatttcaaaaaatataaaaattatttaagagaACAAGGCCATTACAGAGTAGTTGATGAATGCCTCGCCTGACAACCTATGAGTGGATATAAGAATAAGTGGAGAAAGAGAGCCATGAAACACTTGTGAAATGAAGCAGCAATGACAGAGGCGAAGGCTTCAAGCTCAGAACATCAATTAGAGCCCAGGGCCAGGTGCTGGGATGAGGCCAGAGAGCACAGGAAGGAAATAAGAGTTTCAGTTGGGCAACTATTATAGTTATTCTGGTTAGAGAAAAGAAATGCAGTGACTTAGAAATGTTGGAGAGGAAGACATAACGTGTTTTCATTGAAACTCCACTGGCTATGGGTGGTTCATTAGCTAGCTCTGGGAAGACAGTTTCTCCAAGGTGAATAGGACCCCCAAATGGCCAAACACCATAGAGAAACCAAACAAGACATAAATAATGTCCTctttcaatttaaaatgtaaaacttgccaggcagtggtggcagacacctttagaggcaggtggatctgtgagttggaagccagcctggtctacagagtgagttccaagccagccagggctacacagagaaactgtcttagaaaacaaaatcagacaaCACCCCTCAATTATTTCAACTACTCTCTAACCCTAGATCCCCACTAGGTAAGAACATCATAAGTCCCAACTACGAGTTTTCGAAAGGACAGCAGTACACTCACAAAACCATAATGACATGAAATGATTAACATGTGACTGAAGAAATGGCAGAAACTgaatttccccttcccctccatccttccctcccccaccccccacctttatgtctttccagacagggttttctctgtgtaaatagcactggctgccctggaactcgctttgtagacccgGTTGGCTTCAAACAGAGATGCGTCTCCCTCTGTTTccaaaggtgtgcactaccacacccagctgcatatcgggtttttgtttttttaatgtaggaagaaaggaaaacatcaaaCATCTTACCACCCAAACCATCCAGCCGGGGTCAATTCATACACTGAGAAatggttggggaaaaaaaaggcaagaagatTCTGTACTGACTTAAAACAAGTTGCCTCACACCAACACAGAAAAGATTACATTTTCAACTTGAGCTGTAATTTTCACCCAAAAGTCTGAACCAAGATTTACCGATTATAGCGGCATCCGATACCACATTCCCCAGACGTTTTCTGTAGAATACAAATTAGGTTGTATAGTCCGCAGGGAGGAATCCCACTATCTATCTAGCCTGCGAAGATTTCGTCTTTCTGTACCATAGACACTGGATCTAAGTTTGGCTTTAAAAGGATCCTTTGTTTCACACCCAAGTTTGGCTCCCACGTACAGCATCGTCAAGATAAGGTGATGAAAACTGAACCCACACCGCTTGCCTTCCAGGCAAACCTCTGACCACTATACATCCCCCCAGCTCCATTCAGATACCTAGTCATGCAAGGTCCCTTTCTTCAACATCCATCTTTTCCAACCCTCACCCCAAACAGCCCCTCGGGTCGCCACCGAGCCACAGACAGGAAATGGGGCTAGCGCCCCTCCTTTTCAACCCTGCTCGGAGCCTCGGGTGTGGACGACCTCGACTGCAGATCCCGGGGTCCCCAGGATTCTGCAGGTCCCGGTTCACTGGCCCTGGGCTGACAGGCAGGACCATAGGGGCTGCATGGTCCTCGGATGGGATCACTAGAGAGGGGAGGCGGCAGGCGGGCCTGGCAACCCCGAACCCGCGCGGCCCCGCACATGCCACGTCAGGCCGTACCTGGCTCGTAGCGTTGCTGGCTGCGGAGCTCAGGAGGCGGCACCCAGGGTCGGGGTCCCAGCTGGGTTCGGCCTCCCTCTTGGACCTCACCCGCAGCAGCCGCCCCGCCCAGGCGTcttctgattggctgcttgcACGTTTGCTTCCGGGTGAGAGGTCGCCCGGTCGCCCCAGCAACCGAGGCCCGCTCTGTCCTAGAGCCCAGCTCCCTCCAGCTGCCGAGCTGGCGAGCCTAGGGGAATCGCAGAGTCGCGAAAGCCTGTCCTTCACGTCTCCATCAAGTGAGTGCGTTCCCTCCCAAGAGCCGATGGACCCGGAGCCAGCCGCAGCATCCACTCTGGGGTGGAGGGGCGCCGACAGCCGGCGTCGGGGGATCGGGAGATACAGCGTGGGCCTCCGAGTCTGTGGGTTCACTGTGTCTCCCTCTCCGGATTTGTTTCCTTTACGGTGCCAGAGCAATGGCTGAGGTTCCTGCTAACTCACACAATCCAGAGATTTGAATGTGGAAATGTCACCCCCTTATTTAGAGgatattttattagtttctgtAATCGAACTCACGCAGATAAGGTTTTACCTATGTAATACAGTGAAGTAACCCTGTACAAATGGAAGAAAGTAGCTTGATGTTTCTAGACTAATATGGCTGCTGATTTCGGAACAATGACAACTCAACATGGTTGAAAGCACAAGTacagttttcaaaaattaaatacacacacacacacacacacacacacatatatattagcAGTATGTTATGCATCAATAATAACAGCTTTTCCGGGTCCTGTAGTCATCTAAACAAAATTGTAGACGTCTAGCCTcgccttaaaaacaaacaaacagaaaaacaccacCAAACAACTAGAAACAGCACAGGTCTGTGACCATTAGGGTACCAgcacaatatatatacatatttaagaatatgcatacacatgcatgtgcatatatatatacacatatatataattagctTTTAAATCTCTGTAAAGAAGACATTCTGAATAAAATTGGAACCATCTTTGATAAAGCTACCAATACATATCATGCAGCCGCAGGTAGAAGATATTTCACATTCACATGATACAGCGCTGCCCCACATTTGTAACACTAGAGGGCGCAAAAGGCATTTGagacttctttttacttttttcagcAGAGGGCCAAACGCCAGTGTGACATAGCTCTGTAAAAGAAGTGCACTCTTTTAGATAGGATTTCCTTTAAGTAGTGTTCAAAGTGTTACTCAcgaaacaacaaacaagcaaacaaaaacaaaaaaactgaaaacaaaaaagggggaaaaatttCCCCAAGATAAAGCCGTACAAGATTATGCTCATCAAACGTGGCAATCTGAAAAGCGGTTGAGGACTGCTTCGTTTCCCCGTATGATCAGCTGTGTTTAGTAGTGTCCTGCTTAGTAGGCATTTAATGATTGTGTCTTAAGAGCCATTCATTCCCTAGATAAGCATTTTCTGTTTAAACTCAATACCGAGTCGTGTGGTGGGAGGAAATTTAATGGATCTATGGTCCCGATTTTAGGGTAGGTGACTGTGACAGGAGACAAACACATAAGCATTGTTTTAATAAGACCTTGAGTCCTGGACCCGGAGGAGCTTAGGGATGAGATAACGTCAGAAAGACTTTGCAGAAGGGCCGTATCTGACCTAGGGAGTATCTACAGAGTTAGACACTAACCTGCATGGCATACATAGGTCCATCATTTTAGtcaaaaataagaatgaaaaattgAGGTGCaccggctagttttgtgtcaacttgacacaggctggagttatcacagagaaaggagcttcaattggggaaatgcctccatgagatccagctgtggggcattttctcaattagtgatcaaggggtaagggccccttgtgggtggtgccatccctgggctggtagtcttgggttctataagagagcaggctgagcaagccggaggaagcaagccagtaagaaacatccctccatagcctctgcatcagttcctgcttcctgacttgcttgagttccactcctgactttcttggtgatgaacagcaatgtggaagtgtaagctgaataaaccctttcctcctcaacttgcttcttggtcatgatgtttgtgcaggaatagaaaccttgactaagNCAAATTGATActagcatagtggggtattcctgtgacaacctgaccatgttttggggaggactgtggaaggactttggaactttgggctagaagatccattcagtgttaagagctctgtgggatgttgtttaggagcttggaagataatgtttagaacagtgcagaagatggaggcctgtcTTGtataatttcagagggaagattaaagactcttttcagggccctggctgttttgattatgaagattctgtggttctggttagctggggctgaagaatcagctgtgattaacaagataccagaactactaaagtgaaacctttgtattactgggactattgatgctggttagctggagctaagaaattagcggtgattaagaagagaccagcatcattgaggtgacatcttctgggaagtgttttctgagaacacagaggctgtgttccagagatagccaaggttgtgcCTTGTGCTGCGACtagacttagtaatgtgtaagagttacctacgtggtactggttttgaaggcatgaaggggtcatgcagagcagctgaggttcggcactgtgaaaggccatggaaggccattggtgaaggtgcagcctcagttgcaattgatgacccaggactgaaggggtcatgcaaaagagttgaggcttagcaccatgaagagagcctatgagaggctattgttaaagccaagttacagtggaagacagcagtgtttggagatgccagtatcatgagatgactaccaagaacagcagcagcagtggagtacaggcagctggagcctagaagacaacatGTGTGCTACAaagcacagggctggagaagtgacccaagcccttggaggagcccagaagatcgtgagttggatcccagacattggatggttagagattgatttgcttttgattgtgactgtgccctgatatttttccctcttgaaggaagtattttagtgaagcccacagctaagagactttgaattttaaaagatactggatattttaaaaggattgaactttaatatacaagattatgggacttttaaagttatttagatcttggggatgaataagaaagtaagggttgaggcttactagtgatgtgtttgtgtgtcaagttgacaaggggtcaattgtactggttagttttatgtcaacttaacacaagctggagttatcacagagaaaggagcttcagttggggaaatgcctccatgagatccagctgtggggcattttctcaattagtgatcaaggggtaagggccccttgtgggtggtgccatctctgggctggtagtctgaggttctataagagagcaggctgagcaagccaggggaagcaagccaNTAANgaacatccctccatggcctctgcatcagctNctgcttcctgacctgctggagttccagtcctgacttccttggtgatcaacagcagtatggaagtgtaagctgaataacccctttcctccccaatttgctccttggtcatgatgtttgtacaggaatagtaaccctgactGAGACATGAGGTATAATCCATTTTTCTAAGGTCAGAGAAAGTGACGGAGTTAATTTAGCCCAATGCCAGAGCATGGTTGCTGTATTCTGTTTCTACCCAAAGAAGACACTCACGATTCCAGAAGAGCATGGCACAACTGCGGTGGGCACTGTCGGCAGATCTGGTAATCTGATAAGCATTGTAAAGCacccactactgcctggctttaaaaaaaaaaagttaattttatactAATAAAAATCTTATGAAATAAATCGAAACAGATCATCTAGGGAAGATAATTTATTTCCTCAGGACTCTACACCAGACAGTAGAAAtgccagtgtgtctgtgtgaagagAATTTATCTGAATATTACTGAAAGCACGTTTGTTGTAGGTCTCATGATATTAAACTATTTAAACTtacctttattttcttcaatCTCTTAAAGCGACATCAGAAgtatataagataaaatttatatttccaaATGGAGACACATATGGTAAGCAtgcattttaattatcttttcatataggaaatttgttttacaaaacttttttttcaattctatGAAAAATTTAATTGAAAGTTAATTTTCAAAATCTTCTCTAGAAATAtcataatattttcctttctagtAATGCTATCTTGTAAAACACTATCATAACCAAATTCATATGTTTGTTATTTCTACAATTATAGGTGCCATTTTAAATACCTAATActctctttcttatttctctgAAGGCTATCTACCTAATTTTTCCATAATTCACACGTTcagattatacatacatacatccagtTAATTCCCCCTCAATGGGGTtgcaaaaacccaaccaaacaacaatgacaacaacaaaaacaaatatgcaTCAGAAACAAACCTTTGAATTGGCATTTATAATAGTATATACCACAGGAAGGCTGAGCTGCTGTCATTGTGCAGGGCCCACTAGTGACAATGCCAGTAATACCTCATTTATACTCTCATGACAGCAGTCATTTCAACTCTATGTTTCCAAAAAATGCTACTGTGCCCAAGAAGGAACCATGTCTACCTGATTTTATATCTTGAATCCaactttctcttgtctttttctaCTAAAACTTGCCCTAAAGTACAGAGGGAAAACAACTTTCTAAGCTATAAACTATTGTAATCATATTTACAGTGGTAAAATAAGACACGCTAAAGTTATCCCATATCAACGGCAACCTCCCAAATCAATgctcttgttttttaaatttatttatttatttatttttacagttcccatcctggtccactctctgactgttccacaccccctcaccccatccccgtctccatacccacacacaaacaccccactCCAACATagctccccactccctggggcctccagtctcttgagggttaggtgcatcttctctgactgagttcagacctggcagtcctctgctgtatgtgtgttgggggggcctcatatcagctggtgtatgctgcctggttggtggtccagtgtctgagagatcttgggggtccaggttaattgagactgctggtcctcctacagggtcaccctcctcctcagcttcttccagcttttccttaatacaaccacaggggtcagcagcttctgtccattggttgggtgcaaatatctgcatctgactctttcagctgcttgttgggtcttttggagggcagtggtgataggcccctttttgtgagcacaccatagcctcagtaatagtgccaggccttggggcttccccttgagctggatcccactttggacctccttttcttcagcctcttctccatttttgtccctgcagtcctttcaaacaggaacaattatgggtcagtttTAACAGTGgcatggcaacctcatccctcactttattctctgtctttctcctggaggtgggctctacaagttccctctccccactgtagggcatttcattcgaatcctgagagtctctcacctcccaggtctctggtgcattctgggaggtcccctcccccacctcctacctccagaggctgcttgtttccattctttctgctggtcctcacgGCTTCAGTCCTGTCCTGTTCCTCCCACACAATagctgatcatgttcccctcttcccctcttccccttcctgtctctctctttttttttttttttttttttggctaatatccacttttattGGTATATTATCCCACTTAAGTAGCAGACATCCTAACAGGCGAATAGACATTTAAACCAAAACCATTCTATCTAGATAGGATACCTAAAAAACCTGAGGAGTCTGTCATCCACCCTGACTTTCAGTTTTAGTCCTagaaagccagaaaagaaaaggccaaccAAGCCCACATCTGGGGTGCAGGGCGGTTGTGAGTTGGCTTCAGCATAACTGTTACACCTACCTAAGCCCACAGCCCCCATTTCAGAGCTCAGGGTCACAGCTGCGGGCTTCCTCCTCACTAGATGGTGACTGCACAAGAACTACCTCTGGGATCTGTGAGAGAAACGGGACAGGCACCCACACCACACCTAACGGGGTTGTCTACACAGGAAGCTGGAAAGATGACAAGGTATCCTTATCATGCTTAATTCTCGTAGTGGGTAAATAATCCTATGGGTTAAATGATTCCAAGCATTTTATTACCAGTCAAAAGTGCATTGATTAAAGCTAGTTTATTGACTCACAGCTGTAATCTGATTATGGAGGAGACTAAGGCATGAGGATCCCGGATTCCTGGGCTGTGTTGCAAGACCTGTGTTCAAACTAGATTCTGTAAGGAAGAGAAATGGTTTTAGTGTCTATTATTCTACACATAATGTTAATCTCATGAATAAAGCTAATATTATTATCTTTCCCAGATTCCATTCATTGAGTAAAgccaaacattattttttttccccatttactCTTCTTGACAACCTCATGAGAAAGGTACCATTAAAACTCCTTTTTTATAGATGAGATAAATCAGACTCAGGTTTTTTAATACAGATGGTGGGTGATAAAGTGGGAATGTATACCTAGGTCTACTTTAATACAAATTCACATTTAAGAGATCATCATATCTATTTAGGTGTGAGTGTCATGACATACATGAGAAGGTTCTCTCTATCTACTACAGGAGTCTCTGGGATCACTCTTGCTCACCAAGCCTTCTAGTCAGCCTCACACCAGCCTTTtatctaaactctggtcctcatgttaTGCAGTAGacacttttcccactgagccatcagcgTACCCCAGATTCACAACGACAGTGTAATGTTTTCTGAAGTGACTACACCAGTTGCTTTTTAAGACTTCTGATGAACTTTGGTGGCTTGAGGATTCTAATTATCACCATCTTGGTCCCTCATATGTTCAGATAGCCCAGATTCAGAACATTTGAGTTAGTAGGCTTCACAGAAATACacgagggggaggggtgggggcggaTAATGATAGAAATGTCTGCTCTTTGTGGAAACAAGAAGTGATACAAAGTTAATGAGGATGTTACTAAGAAGCTTGTGGGTGTAGTGTAGGCTGGGTTCTGAGCATTTCCTTTCTTACAATCAGATGAATGGCTTTGGAAGACTTGAACATTTTTCGGGAGCTGTGTATGAAGGACAGTTTAAGGACAACATGTTTCATGGACTGGGGACTTACACATTCCCAACTGGGGCAAAGTACACTGGAAATTTCAATGAAAATAGGTAACCttacattttaagaataattaCAATTCTAAAAGATTCTCTTCAGTCATGCTTGTTAAGTAGTGTATTTAATTAGTGCTAAGTAGTCTTTATGGCATATTCGATCTCTACAAATGGCTGAGGAATGTAAGAGGGGAGGCTGTAACCATTCTAGCCTTCCAAAGTGCAATATCATTTTTGGTAAAGATGattagagtttctctgtgtagccctggctgtcccagcaCTCACCCTGTAgattgggctggccttgaactcagaaatccacctgtcccATGCCTCCTCAGAGTTAGGATTAAAggtacacaccaccatgcctggctgattaTTAAacttctacctcagcctctgtGGTCTCTGTAGGGTGAGGGGAAAAATGTGTGATTCTTGAACAAATTTAGCCCAAGAATAATTTTCACCTAAAATAATTCCTGTGGTTAATTCATCCTGACCtgatgtgtatgaatattttattatgataacTTTAAAGTATAACCAAAATTAGATAATGTTAAAACTATAAATGCACCTACTATTGCTCTTTCTGAGTATACGATTgcagaaaatataaaagtgaaaTGAAGCATAAGCATAGTTTTATAAGCTTAATCTCACTCCATACCATGCCACTCTAAGTTCATTATGAGGCTGGGGTGCACCttagttgatagagtgcttgtctagtgtgCATGAAACCTTAGGTTCAAACCATACATCACATAAAGTCGGGCACAGTGAGCAGCTCatggctgtaatcctagcacctgagaGTCAGGGTgggaggctcagaagttcagtAGCACCCCTGGCTACACgaaaagtttgaggccaacctgaactccaggagaccctgtctcaaaaagaaaatacatttatttataaatatcccTTTTACAATCTAGAAATGAAAATGCTATCTAATTGTTATGAAGTCAGTGTGACATTTCTAGGACTCCATTTTTGTAACAAGGGCACATAAACTATTTTCACTTATATTAATAAAGAGAGGAAATGATAACTTATGGGCTAGAGCCTATTTCCACCACTACAGTGGGATCAAAAGAACACTACCCAAGCACAGAACCTCAAATGGAGCTGATGACCAAGAAATACTTGTTAAGTAAATGAGTGTTTGGGTCAAGCCAGATAACCAATACAGTTTTCAAGTTTTAGCCGATTGCTTGGTTTATATTAAGTTAAGTTTATTTGATGCTGAGTCCACTAGCACCACTGTTTGTATCTAGACAGTGTGTGTTTGAAATAGTGTGTCTTCCTAGTGTATGAAAGCAGTCCACGTAGTCTTCGACTCCACGTAGACTGTGAATGACCAGTCCTGACTAATTAGCGAGCTCACTTCTCACTTTTGCAGGGTAGAAGGTGAGGGAGAATACACTGACATCCAAGGCCTGCAGTGGTGTGGTAACTTCCACTACACAGCTGCTCCCGGTCTGAAACTAAAGCTCTACATGTAGACCTGCTGCCTTAATGCTGAGATGTGGCCTCTGCAACCCCTTAGGCAAAGCAACTGAACCTCCTGCTAAAGCAACCTGCCCTCTTCTGTAAGTCCAATAAAGCTGTCGTGCACTTATGCCTTTGtgaattatgtatatgtatgtgtgtgagctcatgtgtgtttatgtgcatgtgtgtgcacatgtgtttgtatgcatgtgtgtgtgtgtgtgtgtgtctgtatgtactTGTTCATGCAGGTACATGTGAAAGGCAGAAGTtgatattaaaatgtctttttcgGGCCAGGTGATGCTAGAACATGCTtttaatccgagcactcaggagaggcaggcagatctcctgagttccaggacagctgtggctacacatctttaaaaagaaaaaaagtccctTTTAAtcacttttcacttttttttttttaaagacatggtcttACTATAGAGCcatggctggcctaaaactcgctgtgtagaccaggttgtcctcaaacttacaaagatctacctgtttcttcctaccaagtgctaggattaaaggtgtttggCCACTAGATTCAATCTTTCCACCTCATTTGTTTCTCAacgaacctggagctcactgtttcaGCTAATTTGGCTGGCTGGTGAGCCCCCAGGACactccctgtctctgcccacccccCGCTGAGCACTGAGGTTAGGCACATCCCAGCATGCCTGGAGAGGGAATCAGAGCCTTCACATTggcaaggcaagcactttgcccaccgaggcatttccccaactcttGAATTGTATCTTCAttagaaaatgactttaaataaaTTGTGTGAATCAACTCAGAGTttatgcatgttttaaaaatggaGCCGTATCATCCACACACTGGCTAAGTCACTGTCTAACTCTGCACCTCAACTTTCATCAACCCCTCCCTCCAGCTTGTGCCTTCAGgttta
This portion of the Mus pahari chromosome 18, PAHARI_EIJ_v1.1, whole genome shotgun sequence genome encodes:
- the Morn2 gene encoding MORN repeat-containing protein 2, which codes for MNGFGRLEHFSGAVYEGQFKDNMFHGLGTYTFPTGAKYTGNFNENRVEGEGEYTDIQGLQWCGNFHYTAAPGLKLKLYM